The nucleotide sequence ATTCACCCCATTAATTTAATGTCAAAATGCTATCATTTTGATTTCTACAAGTCAATTATAGTACATAGCAAAGTATGGTTGAAATTCCAACGGCGCTTCTTTTTTTGTCAGCATAAACACTGGGAGCTCAGCTACATCATCCGCATTAAAATTTGACTGAAAAGTAAACCTTAAATCAATGTGCTGGTGATCTGCCTCGCCTTTAACTGGATTGGCAGGAATATTGATAACATTAACGTCAATCAATAGCGGTTTAGATATGGCATAAAACCCTGTTTCTTCATGGAATTCACGAATGGCACAGTCAATTGGGAGCTCTGTTGGTTCTACGTGTCCCGCCGGAAGTAAAATCGTGTGCAGGTAGGGATGCCTAATAAAAACGGCTTGCCCTTTACTTAAGATAAATGCGCTGGCAGACAAGTGAACCCCTGACTTTCGATTACGCAGACTTGATGAGTCAGACTGATCAAGAAGACGTGTGACTTGCTCCAATTTGCCTGCTGACAGCCACGGATAATCCGTATCTGCTAATGCCGCTATTTGAGAAATAAGTTGCTCTTTGAAGTCCATCTTAGTCACCGACTTTAATCAAGAGCTGCTTTTAGCAGCTCAAATGTTTTGGTCATCATGGCGGTTTCCTTTACGTCATGAACCCTAATTATCCGCCCACCAAGAACGGACATTAGTGATTCAAATAACAGCGTTGGCAGCAATCGATCATCTGCTGAATCAAGGTCAAACAGTCTGCTGGCAAAGCTCTTTCGGGAAATAGCAATCATGATTGGTACATTGAATCTGGTCATCTGTTTGGTGTATTTCATCTTAATCAAATCAAACTCTAACGTATTATGATCAGAAAAGCCGACACCTGGGTCTAAAACAATGTTTTCTGGTTTAATTCCTGTTGCTAGTAAATCTTCCAAGTTTTGGTCAAAAAAGTTATCCATTGTTTTGATAAGTGTCTCAGCTTGTTCGTTAAAGTTTCTGCCATTGAACATGCTGACAACTGCTGGTTGATACTCTTTTACCAAATCGAGTTTCGATTTCGAATTAAAGCCATCGATGTCATTAATAATTTGAATTCCATCATCGAGGGCTAATTTAATTACCTCCGGAGTATTTGAGTCAATCGCCAGCACAATGTCTGGAAAATTGGCATGGATTTCCTTAAGGTATGGAGCTAATCGTGACCATTCTGCTTCGGGACTAATATCGTCAAAATGAGGTTTAGATGATTTTCCACCTACTTCGAACACCTGCGCTCCAGCTTCTTGTTCAGATTCAATTCTTTTCAGTACTCCACTAATCGAGTTGTTGACGCCCCCATCGTAAAAAGAATCGGGAGTTAAATTCAGGATGGAATAAATCAAAGGTTGCGTCGTAATGTCAAAATCAAAACCTCGGCCGCTGAAATGAAT is from Lentilactobacillus curieae and encodes:
- the folP gene encoding dihydropteroate synthase, translated to MNVKSVNSALRNKLKIVFLATEEEVNKVSNLEYATNKLYDANSRKMSIEIQRDMLSSLLKDLQTELSSSSVDTLKQLVFETEIHFSGRGFDFDITTQPLIYSILNLTPDSFYDGGVNNSISGVLKRIESEQEAGAQVFEVGGKSSKPHFDDISPEAEWSRLAPYLKEIHANFPDIVLAIDSNTPEVIKLALDDGIQIINDIDGFNSKSKLDLVKEYQPAVVSMFNGRNFNEQAETLIKTMDNFFDQNLEDLLATGIKPENIVLDPGVGFSDHNTLEFDLIKMKYTKQMTRFNVPIMIAISRKSFASRLFDLDSADDRLLPTLLFESLMSVLGGRIIRVHDVKETAMMTKTFELLKAALD
- a CDS encoding NUDIX domain-containing protein, with amino-acid sequence MDFKEQLISQIAALADTDYPWLSAGKLEQVTRLLDQSDSSSLRNRKSGVHLSASAFILSKGQAVFIRHPYLHTILLPAGHVEPTELPIDCAIREFHEETGFYAISKPLLIDVNVINIPANPVKGEADHQHIDLRFTFQSNFNADDVAELPVFMLTKKEAPLEFQPYFAMYYN